The proteins below come from a single Tissierella sp. MB52-C2 genomic window:
- a CDS encoding TlpA disulfide reductase family protein, with protein sequence MNSILKKSAVFAIILIICTGMVGCGKRPENKDDVAAKAPEKEETEIISLETLKTIPQFKSTDVYGKEVSSEIFKDSKLTLINLWGTWCSPCVAELPDLGKLYEEVKDKGVNVVGVVEDGMKNEEAVKEILNKTNVTFTNIVPDEKFYDDFMSLCGSFPTSLLVGSNGDVVGEIISGARTKEEYMKLIDEALEKLK encoded by the coding sequence ATGAATAGCATTTTAAAAAAGAGTGCAGTTTTTGCAATTATATTAATCATTTGTACAGGTATGGTAGGATGTGGGAAAAGGCCGGAGAACAAAGATGATGTGGCTGCAAAAGCTCCAGAAAAGGAAGAAACAGAAATTATCTCATTAGAGACACTAAAAACTATACCACAATTCAAATCCACAGATGTTTATGGCAAGGAAGTAAGCAGTGAAATATTTAAAGATAGTAAACTTACACTTATCAATCTCTGGGGAACTTGGTGCTCACCATGTGTGGCAGAACTACCAGATCTAGGAAAATTGTATGAGGAAGTAAAGGATAAAGGTGTAAATGTAGTTGGAGTAGTTGAGGATGGAATGAAAAATGAAGAGGCAGTTAAGGAAATCCTCAATAAAACTAATGTGACATTCACTAATATTGTACCTGATGAAAAGTTTTATGATGACTTCATGTCATTATGTGGAAGCTTTCCTACATCCTTGCTGGTTGGCAGCAATGGAGATGTTGTAGGGGAAATAATAAGTGGTGCAAGGACAAAAGAAGAGTACATGAAACTAATTGACGAAGCATTGGAAAAACTAAAATAG
- the thiM gene encoding hydroxyethylthiazole kinase: MNYLTNACADLLHEIRIKSPLIHNITNYVTVNDCANAILAMGASPIMADDVAEVEEIVSISSALVINIGTLNQRTVASMIRAGIKANELHIPVVLDPVGAGASSLRNKTTYKILSEVKIDVIRGNLSEISFVAGLSVSTKGVDTSKADEKNDAEAIAKSVANKYSCVVGITGEVDIVSDGIRVTRIANGHKMLSKVTGTGCMTSALVGSFCGITKDYYTATVIGITLMGIAGDISFVKTREMGTGSFHIGIIDALSNMNSTYFLERAKIDEAKY; encoded by the coding sequence ATGAATTATCTAACTAATGCTTGTGCGGATTTACTCCATGAAATCAGGATAAAAAGTCCACTTATTCATAATATCACTAATTATGTTACAGTAAATGATTGTGCAAATGCGATCTTGGCAATGGGGGCATCTCCTATTATGGCAGATGATGTTGCAGAAGTAGAAGAAATTGTTTCAATATCTTCTGCTCTTGTAATTAATATAGGAACTTTAAATCAACGAACTGTTGCTTCTATGATTAGGGCAGGAATAAAAGCCAATGAACTTCATATTCCCGTAGTTTTAGATCCTGTTGGAGCAGGTGCATCCTCACTGCGAAACAAAACAACATATAAAATTCTCTCAGAAGTAAAAATAGATGTAATTCGTGGAAACTTGTCAGAGATTTCTTTTGTAGCTGGACTAAGTGTTTCTACAAAAGGAGTTGATACTTCAAAAGCAGATGAAAAAAATGATGCAGAAGCTATTGCGAAATCGGTGGCGAATAAATATTCTTGTGTTGTGGGGATTACAGGAGAGGTAGATATTGTTTCAGATGGAATTCGGGTTACTAGAATAGCCAATGGGCATAAAATGCTTTCCAAGGTTACTGGTACAGGCTGTATGACATCTGCACTTGTAGGTAGTTTCTGTGGTATAACAAAGGATTATTATACAGCAACGGTTATAGGAATTACTTTAATGGGAATCGCTGGTGATATTTCCTTTGTAAAAACTAGAGAAATGGGAACAGGTAGTTTTCATATTGGCATTATTGATGCTTTATCAAATATGAACAGCACATATTTTCTAGAAAGGGCGAAGATAGATGAAGCCAAATATTGA
- a CDS encoding sigma-70 family RNA polymerase sigma factor, producing the protein MSSYFILKEVVILEKLVLKAIKGDGESFGLLINSKKEDLYRIAYSYVHNEQDALDIIGEAVYKAYISIGKLKHPEYFNTWLVRIVINCAINFINKSKRILYLDNKAIENLNNEKNDIVETIDLKEALEKLDSNYKIVIILRYSQNLKLKEIAEILELPLSTVKTRLYKAIELLKIELKEGEDFE; encoded by the coding sequence ATGAGCTCATATTTTATTCTCAAGGAGGTGGTTATACTGGAAAAATTAGTTCTTAAAGCAATAAAAGGAGATGGTGAGAGTTTTGGCCTTCTTATAAATAGCAAAAAAGAAGATTTATATAGAATTGCATATAGCTATGTACACAATGAACAAGATGCACTTGATATTATAGGAGAAGCAGTCTATAAAGCTTATATATCAATAGGCAAGTTAAAACATCCAGAATATTTTAATACATGGCTTGTTCGTATAGTCATCAATTGTGCTATCAATTTTATAAACAAATCTAAAAGAATTTTATATCTAGATAATAAGGCTATAGAAAATTTAAATAATGAAAAAAATGATATTGTGGAAACCATTGACTTAAAAGAAGCCTTAGAGAAGTTAGACTCTAATTATAAAATTGTCATAATACTAAGATACTCTCAAAACTTAAAGTTGAAAGAAATAGCTGAAATTCTAGAACTTCCTTTAAGTACAGTAAAAACTCGGCTTTATAAGGCAATAGAACTTTTGAAAATAGAACTTAAGGAGGGCGAAGATTTTGAATAA
- the thiE gene encoding thiamine phosphate synthase gives MKPNIDYTLYLITDRELMSTEKLETAVEQAILGGCTVIQLREKNCSSLEFFEIAMKIKEITDRYQIPLIINDRIDIALAVDADGVHIGQSDIPATIARKLIGDNKILGVSASTFEEAIKAQSEDADYLGVGAMFTTGTKTDAKLTSIDELARIREHIELPIVVIGGINKTTIPKFEGIEIHGLAVVSAIISQPDIKEAAKELKSIFKKGKN, from the coding sequence ATGAAGCCAAATATTGATTATACACTCTACCTTATAACAGATAGGGAACTTATGAGTACAGAAAAATTGGAAACTGCTGTAGAGCAAGCTATTTTAGGTGGGTGTACTGTAATACAACTGAGAGAGAAAAATTGCTCATCTTTGGAGTTTTTTGAAATAGCAATGAAGATAAAGGAAATTACAGATAGATATCAGATTCCATTAATCATTAATGACCGAATTGATATTGCATTGGCGGTGGATGCCGACGGTGTACATATTGGTCAGAGTGACATACCTGCAACCATTGCAAGAAAATTAATTGGTGACAATAAAATTCTTGGTGTATCTGCATCTACCTTTGAAGAAGCAATAAAGGCGCAGTCAGAGGATGCGGACTATCTTGGTGTCGGAGCAATGTTTACAACTGGTACGAAAACAGATGCAAAGCTTACATCCATAGATGAACTCGCACGAATACGAGAACATATTGAACTGCCTATTGTGGTGATTGGGGGAATTAATAAAACTACAATACCAAAATTTGAAGGCATAGAGATCCATGGACTTGCAGTGGTATCAGCTATTATTTCGCAACCAGATATAAAAGAGGCGGCTAAGGAGTTAAAAAGTATATTTAAGAAAGGAAAAAATTAA
- a CDS encoding HutD family protein, translating into MEIKTRLIKEDDYITAEWSGGKTTQLFIYPEGSNYKEFNFKFRLSSATVELEKSEFTKLEGVNRFITPLDNELKLTHNHKEYINLKPFEVYEFDGGIDTTSYGMARDFNLMLRNGAEGQLESIYIDKEHLVVEEISSDFKEAFYFIYAWDNEIYVDIKGDTNPISPFQTLLVRSNNNTLNLKLRSENPANILIAKVYI; encoded by the coding sequence ATGGAGATTAAGACAAGACTAATTAAAGAAGATGACTATATAACAGCGGAATGGTCAGGAGGGAAGACTACTCAATTATTTATCTATCCAGAAGGTTCAAATTATAAGGAGTTTAATTTTAAATTCAGATTAAGCTCTGCTACAGTAGAATTAGAAAAATCAGAGTTTACTAAATTAGAAGGGGTAAATAGATTTATCACACCACTTGATAATGAGCTTAAATTAACACATAATCATAAAGAATATATCAATCTAAAGCCCTTTGAAGTATACGAATTTGATGGGGGAATAGATACTACTAGTTATGGTATGGCAAGAGATTTTAATTTGATGCTTAGGAATGGAGCTGAAGGACAACTTGAGAGTATTTATATAGATAAGGAACATTTAGTGGTAGAAGAAATTTCTTCTGATTTTAAGGAAGCTTTTTATTTTATATATGCTTGGGATAATGAGATATATGTTGATATCAAGGGAGATACAAATCCTATTAGCCCATTTCAGACTCTTCTAGTTAGATCTAATAACAATACTCTAAATCTAAAACTAAGATCTGAAAATCCAGCTAATATTTTAATAGCAAAGGTATATATATAA
- a CDS encoding DUF6323 family protein — protein sequence MLFGITSLGSSLILKQAVTEIERYNDFTAQFRLTLSHHDAVELVETRALALKTNGRIEFGVCAGCHMKMDTMQKGQVLIYYSCRYA from the coding sequence TTGTTATTCGGAATAACTAGCTTAGGTTCATCCTTAATACTAAAACAAGCTGTGACAGAAATAGAAAGATATAATGATTTTACTGCTCAGTTTAGGCTGACTTTATCCCATCATGATGCTGTTGAACTAGTTGAAACTCGTGCTCTAGCATTAAAAACCAATGGGCGGATTGAATTTGGAGTATGTGCAGGATGTCATATGAAAATGGATACTATGCAGAAGGGGCAGGTTCTTATCTATTATTCCTGTAGATATGCTTAA
- the thiD gene encoding bifunctional hydroxymethylpyrimidine kinase/phosphomethylpyrimidine kinase, whose product MKKVLSIAGSDCSGGAGIQADLKTFSAHGVFGMSVIVSVVAENTSRVIDIQDVTPDMIEKQIDAVFEDIEVDAVKIGMLSTQLCMEAVARKLEQYKPCNVVIDPVMYAKNGCPLMDPDSIDTLIKVVLPYADLLTPNIPEAEKISNIQIRSTEDMKIAAKLIYDMGCKNVLVKGGHAIGDALDILYDGKEFYYFETQRINTKNTHGTGCTFSSAIASNLAHGMSMPVAVEQAKKYITTAIEHSLNIGKGNGPTHHFYDLYKNGLNIKESKGDL is encoded by the coding sequence ATGAAAAAGGTACTTAGTATTGCTGGATCAGACTGTAGTGGAGGTGCTGGTATACAAGCAGATTTAAAAACATTTTCAGCACATGGAGTATTTGGAATGAGTGTCATTGTTTCAGTAGTAGCAGAGAACACAAGTCGTGTTATCGATATACAAGATGTTACTCCAGATATGATTGAAAAACAGATTGATGCAGTATTCGAGGATATTGAAGTTGATGCTGTGAAAATTGGTATGCTGTCTACACAACTTTGTATGGAGGCAGTAGCAAGAAAACTTGAGCAATATAAGCCGTGTAATGTTGTAATTGATCCTGTAATGTATGCGAAAAATGGTTGCCCACTTATGGACCCCGATTCCATAGATACATTAATCAAGGTTGTACTACCTTATGCTGATTTACTTACACCTAATATCCCAGAGGCTGAGAAGATATCAAATATTCAGATAAGAAGCACAGAAGATATGAAAATAGCAGCAAAGCTTATTTATGATATGGGGTGTAAAAATGTTCTTGTTAAAGGTGGCCATGCTATTGGAGATGCACTGGATATTTTATATGATGGTAAAGAGTTTTATTATTTTGAAACCCAGCGTATAAATACAAAAAATACTCATGGGACAGGTTGTACTTTCTCTTCGGCTATTGCATCCAATCTTGCACATGGTATGTCTATGCCTGTTGCTGTAGAACAGGCTAAAAAATATATTACAACAGCAATTGAGCATTCCTTAAACATTGGTAAGGGTAATGGACCAACACATCATTTTTATGACCTATATAAAAATGGTTTGAACATCAAGGAAAGTAAAGGAGATTTATAA
- a CDS encoding MerR family transcriptional regulator — MLKIGDFSKLSMISIRMLRHYDEIGLLVPESIDDFTGYRYYSEAQLPLAGRINALKDMGFSLTSISKILKSYENPQALKEYLLLKQTEIREQAEEINRRLLLIDTTIQRLGKDDKTMNYNVTLKELPERYVASVRKIIPSYDQEGMLWNILMEETASLHMQNGDPCYTLAIFHDGEYKESGVDVEVQKSVRGNYEDTENVKFKTVAPIQIASATYKGSYDQVIGVNEAVANWIRDNGYEFNGLSFCIYHVSPYETQNPEEWVTEVCYPVKKK, encoded by the coding sequence ATGTTAAAAATAGGTGATTTTTCAAAACTATCAATGATCAGTATAAGAATGCTACGTCATTATGATGAGATTGGTTTACTTGTTCCCGAGAGTATAGATGATTTTACAGGTTATAGATATTACAGTGAAGCACAATTGCCTCTTGCAGGCCGTATTAATGCACTAAAAGACATGGGATTTAGCCTGACATCTATTTCTAAAATACTGAAAAGTTATGAAAATCCACAGGCTCTAAAGGAATATTTATTGTTAAAACAGACAGAAATTCGAGAACAAGCGGAGGAAATCAATCGACGTTTACTGCTTATTGACACTACTATTCAGAGACTTGGAAAGGATGATAAGACAATGAATTATAATGTAACGTTAAAAGAACTTCCAGAAAGATATGTGGCAAGTGTACGTAAGATAATTCCTAGCTATGATCAGGAAGGAATGCTTTGGAATATTCTCATGGAAGAAACAGCATCTCTTCATATGCAAAATGGTGATCCATGCTATACTTTAGCTATCTTTCATGATGGAGAGTATAAGGAAAGCGGAGTAGATGTAGAAGTTCAGAAATCGGTGCGTGGAAATTATGAGGACACTGAAAATGTTAAATTTAAGACCGTTGCTCCTATTCAAATTGCATCAGCTACTTACAAGGGAAGTTATGACCAAGTTATAGGGGTGAATGAAGCTGTAGCTAACTGGATTCGAGATAATGGATATGAATTTAATGGTTTGTCCTTCTGTATTTACCATGTCAGTCCCTATGAAACACAGAATCCTGAAGAGTGGGTAACGGAAGTATGCTACCCTGTGAAAAAGAAATAA
- the cytX gene encoding putative hydroxymethylpyrimidine transporter CytX, translated as MKNENQQVSTFSQILLWFGAAVSIAEIMTGALLAPLGLVQGIWAIIIGHVIGGAILFPAGLIGAKTGLSAAESVRISFGKYGSFGFSWVNILQLLGWTAIMIINGAKAFDGITNHLWGYQNEKLWCIVIGLLICIWVVISIKNLSKLNTVVMTVLFIFTIILGFTVFKNTSGVNVVEEAMSFGTAVELNVAMSLSWLPLISDYTRKLEKKITGTLWSVISYFVGSTVMFVIGLGAAIYTGTSDITSILMSAGLGLIALVIVLFSTVTTTFLDVYSAGVSTANLSKKVNEKFAAVIACVVGSLLAMFVPISQYENFLYLIGSVFAPLFAILFVDYFLLHKKDIDPSHSHSIRNIILWVIGFIVYRLLMPYNSIIGITLPVMVAMGFICFIINKRKAGSINELSN; from the coding sequence ATGAAAAATGAAAATCAACAGGTATCTACCTTTAGTCAAATATTATTATGGTTTGGTGCAGCGGTATCTATTGCTGAAATTATGACAGGAGCTTTACTTGCTCCATTGGGACTAGTCCAAGGTATTTGGGCTATTATTATTGGTCATGTAATTGGAGGTGCTATACTTTTTCCAGCGGGACTGATTGGTGCAAAAACTGGTCTTTCTGCCGCTGAATCTGTTCGTATTTCTTTTGGTAAATATGGTTCATTTGGATTCTCTTGGGTTAACATATTACAGCTTCTTGGTTGGACTGCAATTATGATTATTAACGGGGCAAAGGCATTTGATGGAATTACAAATCATCTTTGGGGCTATCAAAATGAAAAGCTATGGTGTATAGTTATTGGATTGCTTATTTGTATTTGGGTAGTAATTAGTATTAAAAATCTGTCAAAATTAAATACTGTGGTGATGACGGTCTTGTTTATATTTACAATTATTCTCGGTTTCACGGTTTTCAAAAATACTAGTGGAGTAAATGTAGTGGAAGAAGCTATGAGCTTTGGTACTGCGGTTGAACTTAATGTAGCTATGTCCCTTTCTTGGCTTCCTCTTATTTCTGATTATACAAGAAAGTTGGAGAAGAAAATCACAGGTACTTTGTGGAGTGTAATAAGTTATTTTGTTGGTAGTACAGTGATGTTTGTAATTGGACTCGGTGCAGCAATTTACACTGGTACATCGGATATTACATCCATATTAATGTCTGCAGGACTTGGCTTGATTGCTCTTGTAATTGTTCTATTTTCTACAGTTACCACTACATTTCTCGATGTTTATTCTGCAGGAGTAAGTACAGCTAATTTAAGTAAAAAGGTAAATGAAAAGTTTGCTGCTGTTATTGCATGTGTCGTAGGCTCATTACTTGCTATGTTTGTGCCTATTAGCCAATATGAGAATTTTTTATATCTTATAGGTTCTGTATTTGCACCCTTATTTGCCATCCTGTTTGTGGATTATTTTCTGTTGCATAAAAAAGATATAGACCCTAGTCACTCTCATAGCATAAGAAACATAATTTTATGGGTGATTGGATTTATCGTTTATCGTTTACTTATGCCTTATAACTCTATTATAGGAATCACGTTACCTGTAATGGTAGCAATGGGCTTTATATGCTTTATTATAAATAAAAGAAAGGCTGGGAGTATTAATGAATTATCTAACTAA